The Methylobacterium currus genome contains a region encoding:
- a CDS encoding dihydrolipoamide acetyltransferase family protein, translating into MGFRIVKLPDIGEGVAEAEVSAWHVKVGDVVREDQPLADVMTDKATVEIPSPVSGTVAALGAEAGQMLAVGAELVRLEVEGGESAPASVPEAGVAVAPEVAKAQDAAAGQPAAALVPAADGLEPAQPAPAPTSAAAPKPVEPPRPAPANPPAPRPAAAAPSSGPPRPSGEKPVASPAVRRRALDAGIDLRQVRGTGPAGRIGHDDLDAFLTAPPEEAAPAPAGRAPRTGVEEIKVIGLRRRIAQRMADAKRRVAHFSYVEEVDVTAVEELRTALNQRHGASRPKLTLIPFLVQALVRALPDFPQMNAHYDDEAEVIHRHAGIHVGIATQTPSGLMVPVLRHAETRDVWNAAAEVRRLADAARNGLAARDELSGSTITITSLGALGGIVTTPVINRPEVAIIGVNKQVMRPLWRDGAFVPRLTMNLSASFDHRVVDGYDAALFVQALKALLETPATLFMEA; encoded by the coding sequence ATGGGCTTTCGCATCGTCAAGCTGCCCGATATCGGCGAGGGCGTGGCCGAGGCCGAGGTCTCGGCCTGGCACGTCAAGGTCGGCGACGTGGTCCGGGAGGACCAGCCGCTCGCCGACGTGATGACCGACAAGGCCACCGTCGAGATCCCCTCGCCGGTGAGCGGCACGGTCGCGGCGTTGGGCGCCGAGGCCGGCCAGATGCTGGCGGTCGGCGCCGAGCTGGTGCGGCTGGAGGTCGAGGGCGGGGAGTCCGCGCCCGCGTCAGTTCCCGAAGCCGGCGTCGCGGTGGCGCCGGAGGTGGCGAAGGCGCAGGACGCGGCGGCGGGCCAGCCGGCCGCCGCCCTGGTCCCGGCCGCGGACGGCCTGGAGCCGGCCCAGCCCGCGCCCGCCCCGACATCCGCCGCTGCGCCGAAGCCGGTCGAGCCGCCGAGGCCGGCGCCCGCCAACCCCCCTGCCCCGCGCCCCGCCGCGGCAGCGCCCTCCTCCGGCCCGCCCCGCCCGTCCGGCGAGAAGCCGGTCGCCTCCCCGGCCGTGCGAAGGCGCGCGCTCGATGCCGGGATCGACCTGCGCCAGGTCCGCGGCACGGGACCGGCCGGCCGCATCGGCCACGACGACCTCGATGCCTTCCTGACCGCGCCGCCCGAGGAGGCGGCCCCCGCGCCCGCCGGCCGCGCCCCGCGGACGGGCGTGGAGGAGATCAAGGTCATCGGCCTGCGCCGGCGCATCGCCCAGCGCATGGCCGACGCCAAGCGCCGCGTCGCGCATTTCTCCTACGTCGAGGAGGTCGACGTGACCGCGGTGGAGGAGCTGCGCACGGCCCTCAACCAGCGCCACGGCGCGAGCCGGCCGAAGCTGACCCTGATCCCGTTCCTGGTCCAGGCCCTGGTGCGCGCCCTGCCGGACTTCCCGCAGATGAACGCGCATTACGACGACGAGGCGGAGGTGATCCACCGCCATGCGGGGATCCATGTCGGCATCGCCACCCAGACCCCCTCGGGCCTGATGGTGCCGGTGCTCCGCCACGCCGAGACCCGCGACGTGTGGAACGCGGCCGCCGAGGTCCGTCGTCTGGCGGACGCCGCCCGCAATGGATTGGCGGCCCGCGACGAGCTCTCGGGCTCGACCATCACCATCACGTCGCTCGGGGCGCTCGGCGGCATCGTGACGACGCCGGTGATCAACCGGCCGGAAGTGGCGATCATCGGCGTCAACAAGCAGGTGATGCGCCCGCTCTGGCGCGACGGCGCCTTCGTGCCGCGCCTGACGATGAACCTCTCGGCGTCCTTCGACCACCGGGTGGTCGACGGCTACGACGCCGCCCTGTTCGTGCAGGCCCTGAAGGCCCTGCTCGAGACGCCCGCGACATTGTTCATGGAGGCCTGA
- a CDS encoding methylmalonyl-CoA mutase family protein: MDDTTLAAAFPAATEAQWRALVDGVLKGADFEKRLVRRTPDGITVRPLYPPADAAAQPGRATPGRWRVSQRVDHPDPAEANALALTDLEGGADALTLVMAGSPAARGFGLSGPQDLEAALADVMLPLIGLRLDAGAAAPEAAKALLALAKARGDDLAALDIDLGLDPVAVQAATGAAPSWPGLADLLREFEAQGFAGRAFLADARPFHEAGAGEALELACVLSGALATLRALEADGHPLERARSALAFLLVADADEFLTVAKTRALRRLWARVEEASGLDPAPIRLHAETAWRSTTTRDPWVNMLRATTAVFSAGLGGADAITVLPFTAAIGLPDAFARRCARNTQHVLLDEANLWRVADPAAGAGGFEALTDALCAEAWSLFQAIEREGGIAGSLRSGALAGRLATLRRSRDADLATRRQPITGTSEFPDLHEAPVAVLSPAPAAEPAPEGALPSRRLAEPYEALRDASDDILARTGRRPRVFLANLGPLSAFNTRATFARNAFEAGGIEAVTNEGFADHAALVEAFRASGTPLACLCSSDAVYAEQAVPAAEALRAAGATTITLAGKPGELEAALRAAGVAHDLYAGCDLVKLLGQAQAAAAA; encoded by the coding sequence ATGGACGATACGACGCTCGCCGCCGCGTTTCCGGCCGCCACGGAGGCGCAGTGGCGTGCCCTGGTGGATGGGGTGCTGAAGGGGGCCGATTTCGAGAAGCGGCTGGTGCGCCGCACGCCGGACGGAATCACGGTTCGGCCGCTCTATCCGCCGGCCGACGCCGCTGCCCAGCCCGGCCGCGCGACGCCGGGGCGCTGGCGGGTGAGCCAGCGGGTCGACCATCCGGATCCCGCCGAGGCCAACGCCCTGGCGCTGACCGACCTGGAGGGCGGCGCCGACGCCCTGACCCTGGTGATGGCAGGCAGCCCCGCCGCCCGCGGCTTCGGCCTGTCCGGCCCGCAGGACCTGGAGGCGGCGCTCGCCGACGTGATGCTGCCGCTGATCGGCCTGCGGCTCGATGCCGGCGCGGCGGCGCCCGAGGCCGCGAAGGCCCTGCTCGCCCTGGCCAAGGCCCGGGGCGACGATCTCGCCGCCCTCGACATCGATCTCGGCCTCGATCCGGTCGCGGTGCAGGCCGCCACCGGGGCGGCGCCGTCCTGGCCCGGCCTCGCCGATCTCCTGCGCGAATTCGAGGCGCAGGGCTTTGCCGGCCGCGCCTTCCTGGCCGATGCCCGCCCCTTCCACGAGGCCGGCGCCGGCGAGGCGCTGGAACTCGCCTGCGTCCTCTCCGGGGCGCTCGCGACCTTGAGGGCGCTCGAGGCCGACGGGCATCCGCTCGAGCGCGCCCGCTCAGCCCTGGCCTTCCTGCTGGTGGCCGATGCCGACGAGTTCCTGACGGTGGCGAAGACCCGGGCCCTGCGCCGCCTCTGGGCACGGGTCGAGGAGGCGAGCGGGCTCGACCCCGCGCCAATCCGCCTCCACGCCGAGACCGCCTGGCGCAGCACCACCACCCGCGACCCCTGGGTCAACATGCTGCGGGCGACCACCGCCGTGTTCTCGGCGGGTCTCGGCGGGGCCGACGCGATCACCGTGCTGCCCTTCACGGCGGCGATCGGCCTGCCCGACGCCTTCGCGCGCCGCTGCGCCCGCAACACCCAGCACGTCCTCCTCGACGAGGCCAATCTCTGGCGCGTCGCCGACCCGGCCGCCGGCGCCGGCGGCTTCGAGGCGCTGACCGACGCGCTCTGCGCCGAGGCGTGGTCGCTCTTTCAGGCGATCGAGCGGGAAGGGGGGATCGCCGGGAGCCTGCGCTCCGGCGCGCTCGCGGGCCGCCTCGCGACCCTGCGGCGGTCGCGCGATGCCGACCTCGCCACCCGCCGCCAGCCGATCACCGGCACCAGCGAGTTCCCGGACCTGCACGAGGCGCCCGTGGCGGTGCTCAGCCCCGCCCCGGCGGCGGAGCCGGCTCCCGAAGGCGCGCTGCCGTCCCGGCGCCTCGCGGAGCCCTACGAGGCCCTGCGCGACGCCTCCGACGACATCCTCGCCCGCACCGGCCGGCGCCCGCGCGTGTTCCTGGCCAATCTGGGGCCCCTGAGCGCCTTCAACACCCGCGCCACCTTCGCCCGCAACGCCTTCGAGGCCGGCGGCATCGAGGCGGTGACGAACGAGGGCTTTGCGGACCATGCCGCCCTGGTCGAGGCCTTCCGGGCCTCCGGCACGCCGCTCGCCTGCCTGTGCTCCTCGGACGCGGTCTATGCCGAGCAGGCGGTGCCGGCCGCCGAGGCCCTGCGGGCGGCGGGCGCCACCACGATCACCCTCGCCGGCAAGCCCGGCGAGCTCGAAGCCGCCTTGCGGGCGGCCGGCGTCGCCCACGACCTCTATGCCGGCTGCGACCTCGTGAAGCTGCTGGGGCAGGCGCAAGCCGCGGCAGCCGCCTGA
- a CDS encoding 3-methyl-2-oxobutanoate dehydrogenase (2-methylpropanoyl-transferring) subunit alpha — MPPDASSPHAPLSLHVPEPAVRPGGNPSFSDLDIPEAGAVRRPEVDVAAADIRDLAYTLIRVLDSEGKAVGPWAGSLTDEELLAGLRDMMKLRAFDARMLMAQRQGKTSFYMQHLGEEAVSTAFRRALEPGDMNFPTYRQAGLLIAGGYPLVDMMCQIYSNENDPLHGRQLPVMYSAKEHGFFSISGNLATQTIQAVGWAMASAIKNDSKIAAAWIGDGSTAESDFHAALVFASTYRAPVVLNVVNNQWAISTFQGFARGGSSTFAARGHGFGIPALRVDGNDYLAVHAVAKWAVERARRNLGPTLVEYVTYRAGAHSTSDDPSAYRPKTEFDAWPLGDPVARLKDHLIARGVWSEERHRQGEAEILDEVVAAQREAETHGTLHAGGKPSPRDMFEGVFSEMPPHLRRQRQQAGY; from the coding sequence ATGCCGCCAGACGCCTCGAGTCCCCACGCTCCCCTGAGCCTTCATGTGCCGGAGCCGGCCGTCCGCCCGGGCGGCAATCCGAGCTTCTCCGATCTCGACATCCCGGAAGCCGGCGCCGTCCGGCGGCCCGAGGTCGACGTGGCGGCGGCGGACATCCGCGACCTCGCCTACACGCTGATCCGGGTGCTCGACTCCGAGGGCAAGGCGGTCGGCCCCTGGGCCGGCTCGCTCACCGACGAGGAGCTGCTCGCGGGCTTGCGCGACATGATGAAGCTGCGCGCCTTCGATGCGCGGATGCTGATGGCCCAGCGCCAGGGCAAGACCTCGTTCTACATGCAGCATCTCGGCGAGGAGGCGGTGAGCACCGCCTTCCGCCGGGCGCTCGAGCCGGGCGACATGAACTTCCCGACCTACCGGCAGGCGGGGCTGCTCATCGCCGGCGGCTATCCGCTCGTCGACATGATGTGCCAGATCTACTCCAACGAGAACGATCCGCTGCACGGCCGCCAATTGCCGGTGATGTACTCGGCCAAGGAGCACGGCTTCTTCTCGATCTCCGGCAACCTTGCGACCCAGACCATCCAGGCGGTCGGCTGGGCGATGGCCTCGGCGATCAAGAACGACAGCAAGATCGCCGCGGCCTGGATCGGCGACGGCTCGACCGCCGAATCGGACTTCCACGCGGCGCTGGTCTTCGCCTCGACCTACCGGGCACCGGTGGTGCTCAACGTCGTCAACAACCAGTGGGCCATTTCGACCTTCCAGGGCTTCGCCCGCGGCGGCTCCTCGACCTTCGCGGCGCGCGGCCACGGCTTCGGGATTCCGGCTTTGCGGGTCGACGGCAACGATTACCTCGCCGTCCACGCGGTGGCGAAATGGGCGGTCGAGCGGGCGCGGCGCAATCTCGGGCCGACGCTGGTCGAATACGTCACCTACCGCGCCGGCGCGCACTCGACCTCCGACGACCCCTCCGCCTACCGGCCGAAGACCGAGTTCGACGCCTGGCCCCTCGGCGACCCGGTCGCGCGGCTCAAGGATCACCTGATCGCCCGCGGCGTCTGGTCGGAGGAGCGCCACCGCCAGGGCGAGGCCGAGATCCTCGACGAGGTCGTGGCCGCCCAGCGCGAGGCCGAGACCCACGGGACGCTGCATGCCGGCGGCAAGCCGTCGCCGCGCGACATGTTCGAAGGAGTTTTCTCCGAGATGCCCCCCCACCTGCGCCGCCAGCGCCAGCAGGCGGGGTACTGA
- the queG gene encoding tRNA epoxyqueuosine(34) reductase QueG: METRARALGFDALAITRPDAVPALPERLAAWLASGHHGDMAWMEERTGERADPARLWPEVRSIVMLGVNAGPESDPLAALRDPSRGSIAVYARRRDYHDVIKGKLKELGGAFAVKAGAAIKVFVDTAPVMEKPLAAAAGLGWQGKHSVLLSRDFGNWLLLGALYTTAELPADAPEGDHCGRCRRCLDACPTDAFPAPYQLDARRCLAYLTIEHAGPIPPEFRVPMGNRVFGCDDCLAVCPWNKFATATREARLTARDDLAAPPLAELARLDDAAFRRRFAGTPIKRTGRDRFLRNVLIAIGNSGDEGLSGEAERLLGDPSPLVRGMAVWALARLGRLPPAPPPGERDPDVLAEWDLAKNSGVRRASPLAGAGQRPA, translated from the coding sequence CTGGAAACCCGCGCCCGGGCGCTGGGCTTCGACGCCCTGGCGATCACCCGGCCCGACGCGGTGCCGGCCCTCCCGGAGCGCCTGGCCGCCTGGCTCGCCTCCGGTCACCATGGCGACATGGCCTGGATGGAGGAGCGGACGGGCGAGCGGGCCGATCCGGCACGCCTGTGGCCGGAGGTGCGCAGCATCGTGATGCTCGGCGTCAATGCCGGGCCGGAAAGCGACCCGCTGGCGGCGCTCCGGGATCCTTCGCGCGGCTCGATCGCCGTCTATGCGCGGCGGCGCGACTATCACGACGTGATCAAGGGCAAGCTGAAGGAGCTGGGCGGCGCCTTCGCGGTGAAGGCCGGGGCCGCGATCAAGGTCTTCGTCGACACCGCGCCGGTGATGGAGAAGCCGCTCGCGGCTGCCGCCGGGCTCGGCTGGCAGGGCAAGCACAGCGTGCTGCTGTCGCGGGACTTCGGCAATTGGCTGCTCCTCGGCGCTCTTTACACGACAGCGGAATTGCCGGCGGACGCACCGGAGGGCGACCATTGCGGCCGCTGCCGGCGCTGCCTCGATGCCTGCCCGACCGACGCCTTCCCGGCCCCCTACCAGCTGGATGCACGGCGCTGCCTCGCCTACCTGACGATCGAGCATGCGGGGCCGATCCCGCCGGAATTCCGAGTGCCGATGGGCAACCGGGTCTTCGGCTGCGACGATTGCCTGGCGGTGTGCCCGTGGAACAAGTTCGCGACGGCGACCCGGGAGGCGCGGCTGACCGCCCGCGACGACCTCGCGGCCCCTCCCCTCGCAGAGCTGGCCCGGCTCGACGATGCGGCATTCCGCAGGCGCTTCGCCGGGACGCCGATCAAGCGCACCGGGCGCGACCGCTTCCTGCGCAACGTGCTGATCGCCATCGGCAATTCGGGGGACGAGGGCCTTTCCGGCGAGGCCGAGCGCCTCCTGGGCGATCCCTCGCCGCTGGTGCGCGGCATGGCGGTGTGGGCGCTCGCCCGCCTCGGGCGCCTGCCCCCGGCCCCGCCGCCGGGCGAGCGGGACCCCGACGTGCTGGCCGAGTGGGATCTGGCGAAAAACTCTGGAGTCCGGAGGGCGAGCCCTCTGGCAGGTGCAGGGCAGCGCCCTGCATAA
- a CDS encoding undecaprenyl-diphosphate phosphatase codes for MDVASIGKAVVLALVEGATEFIPVSSTGHQLLVGHFIGFESPNNTFEVLIQLGAILAIVGVYFRQLLDLLRRAPRDPNARRFILAILVAFLPAAIVGGLFSKYIKFYLFNPWIICSTLVAGGLVLLVIDETEIEQKYDDVHQFSLPMALKIGFFQCLAMIPGVSRSGATIVGAMLMGSGKRAATEFSFYLAMPTMAGAFAKDLLDNYKNLSKDDVGLIAIGFVVAFLSALFVVRKLLDYVSRHGFALFAWWRIIVGAAGFAGLIVFG; via the coding sequence ATGGACGTCGCCAGCATCGGCAAGGCCGTGGTGCTCGCCCTCGTCGAGGGCGCGACCGAGTTCATCCCGGTCTCCTCGACCGGGCACCAGCTCCTCGTCGGCCACTTCATCGGCTTCGAATCGCCCAACAACACCTTCGAGGTGCTGATCCAGCTCGGCGCCATCCTGGCCATCGTCGGGGTCTATTTCCGCCAGCTCCTCGACCTGCTGCGGCGCGCGCCCCGCGACCCGAATGCCCGCCGCTTCATCCTGGCGATCCTGGTGGCGTTCCTGCCCGCCGCCATCGTCGGCGGCCTGTTCTCGAAATACATCAAGTTCTACCTGTTCAACCCCTGGATCATCTGCTCGACGCTGGTCGCCGGCGGCCTCGTGCTGCTCGTCATCGACGAGACCGAGATCGAGCAGAAATACGACGACGTGCACCAGTTCTCGCTGCCGATGGCGCTGAAGATCGGCTTCTTCCAGTGCCTGGCGATGATCCCCGGCGTGTCGCGCTCCGGCGCCACGATCGTGGGGGCGATGCTGATGGGCTCGGGCAAGCGCGCCGCCACCGAGTTCTCGTTCTACCTCGCCATGCCGACCATGGCGGGCGCCTTCGCCAAGGACCTGCTCGACAACTACAAGAACCTGTCGAAGGACGATGTCGGTCTGATCGCCATCGGCTTCGTGGTGGCGTTCCTGTCGGCGCTGTTCGTGGTGCGCAAGCTCCTCGACTACGTCTCCCGCCACGGCTTCGCGCTGTTCGCCTGGTGGCGCATCATCGTGGGCGCGGCGGGCTTCGCCGGGCTGATCGTCTTCGGCTGA
- a CDS encoding glutathione S-transferase family protein has translation MATLHHSSFCPHSRFVRLIMAEMGMEPHLVEERPWERREEFLMMNPAGTTPVLVEEGGLAVPGASIIAEYLDETRGLGLSGLRLLPESPAARVEVRRLLDWFLQKFDQEVTGYLVTEKIHKRFMTSQHGGGPPDMNAIRAARSNVRYHLKYIGYLISRRNWLAGSQLTYADLAAAAHLSCVDYLGDVPWDEDEMARNWYARVKSRPSFRSLLTDRVAGMAPADHYADLDF, from the coding sequence ATGGCGACGCTCCATCACTCCTCGTTCTGCCCGCATTCCCGCTTCGTGCGCCTGATCATGGCCGAGATGGGCATGGAGCCCCACCTCGTCGAAGAACGCCCGTGGGAGCGCCGGGAGGAATTTTTGATGATGAACCCGGCCGGCACCACCCCGGTGCTGGTCGAGGAAGGCGGGCTCGCCGTGCCGGGCGCCAGCATCATCGCCGAATACCTCGACGAGACGCGGGGGCTGGGCCTGAGCGGGCTCCGGCTCCTGCCGGAATCCCCCGCCGCCCGGGTCGAGGTGCGCCGCCTGCTCGACTGGTTCCTGCAGAAGTTCGACCAGGAGGTGACCGGCTACCTCGTCACCGAGAAGATCCACAAGCGCTTCATGACCTCGCAGCATGGCGGCGGCCCGCCGGACATGAACGCGATCCGGGCGGCGCGCAGCAACGTGCGCTATCACCTGAAATACATCGGCTACCTGATCTCGCGCCGGAACTGGCTGGCGGGCAGCCAGCTGACCTACGCGGATCTCGCCGCGGCGGCACATCTGTCCTGCGTCGACTATCTCGGCGACGTGCCGTGGGACGAGGACGAGATGGCGCGGAACTGGTACGCGCGGGTGAAGTCGCGCCCCTCCTTCCGCAGCCTGCTCACCGACCGGGTGGCCGGGATGGCGCCGGCCGATCATTACGCGGATCTGGACTTCTGA
- a CDS encoding alpha-ketoacid dehydrogenase subunit beta, translating into MPRRTMIEAIRDAMAVAMERDDDVVVFGEDVGYFGGVFRCTQGLQARFGKSRCFDAPISELGIVGAAVGMAAYGLKPCVEIQFADYMYPAYDQIVSEAARLRYRSGGQFTAPIVVRMPTGGGIFGGQTHSQSPEALFTHVAGLKTVVPSNPYDAKGLLIAAIEDPDPVIFLEPKRLYNGPFDGHHDRPVTPWARHDLGEVPDGHYTVPLGKAAIRREGNAVTVLAYGTIVHVAEAAAAETGIDAEIVDLRTLLPLDMETIEASVRKTGRCVIAHEATLTSGFGAELAALVQESCFYHLEAPIVRVAGWDTPYPHAQEWAYFPGPERVGRALRAALEG; encoded by the coding sequence ATGCCGCGCCGCACGATGATCGAGGCCATCCGCGACGCGATGGCCGTGGCGATGGAGCGCGACGACGACGTGGTCGTGTTCGGGGAGGATGTCGGCTATTTCGGCGGCGTCTTCCGCTGCACCCAAGGCTTGCAGGCCCGCTTCGGTAAGAGCCGCTGCTTCGACGCGCCGATCAGCGAGCTCGGCATCGTCGGCGCCGCCGTCGGCATGGCGGCCTACGGCCTGAAGCCCTGCGTCGAGATCCAGTTCGCCGATTACATGTACCCGGCCTACGACCAGATCGTGTCGGAGGCCGCGCGCCTGCGCTACCGCTCGGGCGGCCAGTTCACCGCCCCGATCGTGGTGCGGATGCCCACCGGCGGCGGCATCTTCGGCGGCCAGACCCACAGCCAGAGCCCCGAGGCGCTGTTCACCCACGTGGCCGGCCTCAAGACCGTGGTGCCGTCGAACCCCTACGACGCCAAGGGCCTCCTCATCGCGGCGATCGAGGATCCCGACCCGGTGATCTTTCTCGAGCCCAAGCGCCTCTATAACGGACCCTTCGACGGCCACCACGACCGGCCGGTGACGCCCTGGGCCCGCCACGACCTCGGCGAGGTGCCGGACGGGCACTACACCGTGCCGCTCGGCAAGGCGGCGATCCGGCGCGAAGGAAACGCCGTCACGGTGCTCGCCTACGGCACGATCGTGCACGTGGCCGAGGCCGCCGCCGCCGAGACCGGCATCGACGCCGAGATCGTCGACCTGCGGACGCTGCTTCCCCTCGACATGGAGACGATCGAGGCTTCGGTGCGCAAGACCGGGCGCTGCGTCATCGCGCATGAGGCGACCCTGACCTCGGGCTTCGGCGCGGAACTCGCGGCCCTCGTGCAGGAATCCTGCTTCTACCACCTGGAGGCGCCGATCGTCCGGGTCGCGGGCTGGGACACGCCCTACCCGCACGCCCAGGAATGGGCCTATTTCCCGGGTCCCGAGCGCGTCGGCCGGGCCCTTCGCGCCGCGCTGGAGGGCTGA
- a CDS encoding SDR family oxidoreductase codes for MNLFVFGLGYTAGHFVARERARFSSVTATRQAPAAIDGVALRVFSPDESDPRIVDDLGQADAILVSIPPDSGADPALAAFADVIAAGPARWIGYLSTIGVYGDQGGAWIDEATPPAPTHQRTRDRVAAEEAWAAFGARTGKAVQVFRLSGIYGPGRNAFEKLRQGKAQRIVKPGQVFNRIHVDDIATTLAASLDRPRAGAIYNVTDDEPAPPQDVTAYAAGLAGLPLPPAVDFDTAQLSPMARSFYGENKRVRNRLIREELGVDLAYPTYREGLRELV; via the coding sequence ATGAACCTGTTCGTCTTCGGGCTCGGCTACACGGCCGGCCATTTCGTGGCGCGCGAGCGCGCGCGCTTCAGCAGCGTCACGGCGACCCGCCAGGCGCCGGCCGCGATCGATGGGGTGGCCCTGCGGGTCTTCTCGCCCGACGAGAGCGATCCGCGGATCGTCGACGATCTCGGCCAAGCCGACGCGATCCTGGTGTCGATCCCGCCGGATTCGGGCGCCGATCCGGCACTCGCGGCCTTCGCGGACGTGATCGCCGCCGGCCCGGCCCGGTGGATCGGCTACCTGTCGACCATCGGGGTCTATGGCGACCAGGGCGGCGCCTGGATCGACGAGGCGACGCCGCCGGCCCCCACCCATCAGCGCACCCGCGACCGGGTGGCGGCGGAGGAGGCTTGGGCAGCTTTCGGCGCGCGGACGGGCAAGGCGGTGCAGGTCTTCCGGCTGTCGGGCATCTACGGGCCCGGGCGCAACGCCTTCGAGAAGCTGCGCCAGGGCAAGGCGCAACGCATCGTCAAGCCGGGCCAGGTGTTCAACCGCATCCATGTCGACGACATCGCGACCACGCTCGCCGCCTCCCTCGACCGGCCGCGGGCGGGCGCGATCTACAACGTCACCGACGACGAGCCCGCCCCGCCGCAGGACGTGACGGCCTACGCGGCCGGGCTCGCCGGGCTGCCGCTGCCGCCAGCCGTCGATTTCGACACGGCGCAATTGAGCCCGATGGCGCGCAGCTTCTACGGCGAGAACAAGCGGGTGCGGAACCGGCTGATCCGGGAGGAGCTGGGGGTGGACCTGGCCTATCCGACCTATCGGGAGGGGTTGCGGGAATTGGTGTAG
- a CDS encoding ABC transporter substrate-binding protein — MTRRATLLAALCLSLGIGPALAADPIRIGVAAAITGPGAESGKYLVQGAKLAAEEVNKSGGVLGRPLDFVVQDDQSTNPGAILAFSKLAADPTLPAFIAPVRSTQVQAIAPDVAKTGKPAMIGGTDPQLTAVGNPWLFRFRPNDRYSARVIAEFGVTTLNRRKWALVHSSDTFGTSGMRNLAAALKEQGIEPVVVQAFPNNSQDFTAVALAVKQSGADVLGTYIPFETDQGIFARQLRQLGVNIDWVGSSTTSSATALKLAGAALDGAYAASDFHRDANPVAKAYAKTYEAAYKTAPDFFSAWAYDAVTILARAINQAGSTEPGKIRDALLATRGVQGAEGMYNFDQNGDGLHGYNVVRNERGAVKFIKRVEFEK, encoded by the coding sequence ATGACCCGCCGCGCGACGCTGCTCGCTGCCCTGTGCCTGTCCCTGGGAATCGGGCCCGCCCTCGCCGCCGACCCGATCCGGATCGGGGTCGCCGCGGCGATCACCGGGCCGGGCGCCGAATCCGGCAAGTACCTCGTGCAGGGGGCGAAGCTCGCGGCGGAGGAGGTCAACAAGTCCGGCGGCGTGCTCGGGCGCCCGCTCGACTTCGTGGTCCAGGACGACCAGAGCACGAATCCCGGCGCCATCCTGGCCTTCAGCAAGCTCGCGGCCGATCCCACGCTTCCGGCCTTCATCGCGCCGGTGCGCAGCACGCAGGTCCAGGCCATCGCGCCGGACGTCGCCAAGACGGGCAAGCCCGCGATGATCGGCGGCACCGATCCGCAGCTCACCGCCGTCGGCAATCCCTGGCTGTTCCGCTTCCGCCCGAACGACCGCTACTCCGCCCGGGTCATCGCGGAATTCGGCGTGACGACCCTGAACCGGCGCAAATGGGCGCTGGTCCATTCGAGCGACACCTTCGGCACCAGCGGCATGCGCAACCTCGCCGCCGCCCTGAAGGAGCAGGGCATCGAGCCGGTGGTGGTGCAGGCCTTCCCCAACAACTCGCAGGACTTCACCGCCGTCGCGCTGGCGGTGAAGCAATCCGGCGCCGACGTACTCGGCACCTACATCCCGTTCGAGACCGACCAGGGCATCTTCGCCCGGCAGCTGCGCCAGCTCGGGGTCAATATCGACTGGGTCGGCTCGTCCACCACGTCGAGCGCCACGGCGCTGAAGCTCGCCGGCGCCGCCCTGGACGGCGCCTACGCGGCCTCCGACTTCCACCGCGACGCCAACCCGGTCGCGAAGGCCTACGCCAAGACGTACGAGGCCGCCTACAAGACCGCCCCCGACTTCTTCTCGGCCTGGGCCTACGATGCGGTGACGATCCTGGCCCGCGCCATCAACCAGGCCGGCAGCACCGAGCCCGGCAAGATCCGCGACGCGCTGCTCGCCACCAGAGGCGTGCAGGGGGCCGAAGGGATGTACAACTTCGACCAGAACGGCGACGGACTGCACGGCTACAACGTCGTGCGCAACGAGCGCGGTGCGGTGAAGTTCATCAAGAGGGTGGAGTTCGAGAAGTAA
- a CDS encoding Lrp/AsnC family transcriptional regulator, whose product MDRKILGALREDGRLTIAALAERVGLSQSPCWTRLRRLEEAGLIRDYVALLDHRALGIPDVVFVEVTLDKHDDSVLEAFGTEILRIPEVLEVHLVTGEYDYIIKVAVSGTAHYERFLREKLYRLRGIRQSRSVFALRTLKQEVSVDPVAIARQAP is encoded by the coding sequence ATGGACCGGAAGATCCTGGGCGCCCTGCGGGAGGACGGCCGGCTGACCATCGCGGCCCTGGCTGAGCGGGTCGGTCTGTCGCAATCGCCGTGCTGGACGCGCCTGCGGCGCCTGGAGGAGGCTGGGCTGATCCGCGACTACGTCGCCCTGCTCGACCACCGGGCGCTGGGCATCCCGGACGTGGTCTTCGTCGAGGTGACCCTCGACAAGCACGACGATTCGGTGCTGGAGGCCTTCGGCACCGAGATCCTGCGCATTCCGGAAGTCCTGGAAGTGCACCTGGTGACGGGCGAGTACGACTACATCATCAAGGTGGCGGTCAGCGGCACCGCGCATTACGAGCGGTTCCTGCGCGAAAAGCTCTACCGCCTGCGCGGCATCCGCCAGTCGCGCTCGGTCTTCGCGCTGCGCACCCTGAAGCAGGAAGTCTCGGTCGACCCGGTGGCCATCGCCCGGCAGGCCCCCTGA